The DNA window TTGTCATTGGCGCGGCGTATAACGTATCGATTCTCGCCACCGGCGGCACCTCGCCGTATCTGTTTAGTGTTGCCAGCGGTGTATTGCCGGCCGGAATCAGTTTGTCTTCCGCCGGGATCTTGTCCGGCACATCGACAGCGACCGGCACCTTCCAGTTTGTGGTTCGGGTGACGGATGCCTCCGGCTCCTCCGCCAACGCGAATCTCTCGCTCACCAGTGCCAGCAGTGGCGGTGGGAGCGGTTTGCAGTTCACCAGTACCGATCTCACGACCATTCGTGTCGGCCAGCCTTACTCTGTGCCCTTGCAGGTGAGCGGCGGCGTCGGGCCGTACCGGTTTAGCGTCGTCAATGGTGCATTGCCAGTTGGAATCACCCTTTCGAGGGACGGGATTCTGTCTGGCACGGCCACCACAGCGGGCAATACGACTGTCACAATCCAGGTGATCGACGATATTGGAGCCCGAGTCTCGGCGCCGATCAGCCTGAATGTCTCTTCCTCAACTCTCGCGTTCAGCCAACCCTCTTTCCTGGCCGGGCGCGTCGGGGAATTGTATAGCCAGAGCCTCGTCGCCACCGGCGGATCGGCTCCCTATACCTACAGTCTGGTGAGTGGGGCCCTCCCCCCAGGAGTGGCTCTCAGCTCGAGCGGCACTCTGTCTGGAACACCGACCGCAAGCGGAAGCTTCCCGGTGGTGTTGCGCGTTACCGACGCGGCTGGCGTCAGCTACCAACAGATCTTCACGGTCCCGGTAGGCGCGGCGTCCCTCGCCTTTACGAACATTACGCTCTATCCGTCTTATGTGGGGCAGCCTTATTACACGAGCCTGCAGGCCGCCGGAGGGGTTCCTCCGTATAGCTTCGCGCTCACCTCCGGCAGTTTACCGGCGGGTCTCAGCTTGAATGCGAACGGTGTCATTTCCGGCACTCCCACCACCGCGGGACCGGTCTCGGCCGTGACCTTCAAGGTGACAGACGCCACCGGAGCCACCGCAAACACGACCATCGAGTTCGCGGCCACAACGCAGTCTTCGCTGATCTTGAACTTCTCCTCCGTCCCATCGGCCACGAGTGGACAGTTCTATCTCTTCACTCCTTCGGCCTCGGGTGGCACGGCTCCCTACACCTTCTCGGTGACGAGCCCTCTGCCTCTTGGCCTCTTCCTCACCCCGGTCGGAAACATTGCAGGCACGCCCACCCAGCCTGGAAGCTACAACCTGACGATTCGAGCCCAGGATTCCACGGGCGCAATCGTTCTGGCGAACTATCCGTTTACGGTGACTGCGGGAGGCTTTCAGTTTGGAACGGGCCCCATTCCGGTAGCCAATCTGAACCAGCCCTATCTTTACAACCTCACCACCACGGGTGGTTCGGGGGCCGTCACCTATCAGCTGGTTTCTGGAACGCTGCCGCCAGGCCTCACGCTATCCAACGGCGTGATTTCTGGAACTCCCACAGCGACAGGGAACTATAACGTCGTGCTGCGGGCTACGGACGCCACTGGAGCCTCAACCAGCTCCACGCTCACCTTCACGGTCGGAGGAGGCGCTCTTGGCTTCACGTCCTTGAACCTGCTTCCCGGAACCGTGAACTCGCCCTATAGCCAGAATGTCACGGCGACGGGCGGCACCGGTCCCTATACCTACCAGGTGCAAAGTGGTTCGTTGCCGGCAGGTTTGACCCTGAGCCCGGCAGGCCTCCTCTCCGGAACCCCAACGGCGACTGGCCGCTTCCCGGTCACCATCCGAGTGACGGACGCAGCTGCTCACAGCTTCGACCAGTCATTTGAACTCAGTATTGGTGTGGCGGGAGCTCCAACGCTCAATGCGGTTGCAAGTGCTGCAAACTACGCCACCAATGGCGTGGTACCTGGAGAGGCGGTTGTCCTCTTTGGGGCGAACGCCGGACCCACGACACCGGCAAACTTCACTGCGGTGAACGGAGTCGTTCCCTCCACCTTGCAGGGAGTTCGTGTTTTCTTTGATGACACACCGGCTCCAATCCTGTACGCCAGTGCGGATCAGATCACGGCAATGGTGCCCTGGTCGATTGGTGGCAGGTCCACGGTCGCCATCCGGATCGAGTACAACGGGACGGTCTCTAACCGCTACCTAGCCAATGTCCTGGTGGCCAGTCCGGCGCTCTTTACGGCGAATGCCAGTGGCTCCGGACCGGGTTCCATCGGGAATCAGGACGGCACTGTAAATACGGCATCGAATGCGGCGATGAGAGGGTCGATTGTGAGTCTGTACATCACCGGTGCCGGGGCGATGACGCCCGTGCATGCCTCGGGAATGATCGCAACCGGAACAACTTCCATGCTGAATCAGGCCCTCGCCGTCACCATCAATGGGCTCGCGGCTACGGTCCAATATGCGGGGAACTCGCCGGGACTCGTCGAAGGGATTGTTCAGGTGAATGTGAAATTGCCTACCGGTACCAAGACCGGAGCAAACAACATTGTCATCAATTCTGGTGCCGCCAGCACCACGACAACCGTGACGGTCTACGTACAATAACCGGCAACAAAAAGCCGGGATTGCCAAGATCGCCGTTTCTGGAAGAAATGTCTTCTTCCGGAAATGCGATCACGGTAATCCCGGCTTTTGCGTGATTGGATCCAATATCCTGTTTCCAGATCACGGGGCAACTGCGGAATTGACGCGTTCAATTTCTGGGATTCCCGCCTCAGACCAGCAACTGGATGTATCTGATGGGATACGGATGAACTATGCTGAAGGCTATAGTTCATTTTGTTAAGGAATCTATGTCGTTCTTCCGTCTGCTCCCCATCCTCTGCCTCTTTCTCACCGCAATATCCGGCTTTGCGGAGATTTCGCTATCGCCGAATAGTGTTCCAGCTGGCACCATGGGGGTCCCTTATACGAACACTTTAAAGGCAACGGGTGGCGTCGGTACTTATGGCTACGCGCAAGTCGCGGGAAATTTGCCGAACGGACTCACGCTCAGCGATGGAGGCGTTTTATCCGGCACTCCCACTGCTTCGGGGTCCTTTAGTTTCACCGTACGTGTGACGGATGGCGCCTCCACGTCAAAAGACTTTCCTCTCTCCCTTTTTGTGGCCAATCCAAGCGGATTGCTGGTAACGACTACCGCTCTTCCCGACGCGCAAGTAGGACAGGGATATACTGCCAGCCTGGCAGCGACCGGAGGTTCCAGTTCCGGCTATACCTGGAATGTCGTGAGTGGAACACCGCCGCCCGGGATCTTTATTATCGCGTCTGGTCTCTTTCAGGGGAGTGCGTCAACGGCAGGTACCTATAATTTCACGGTCGAGGTGACGGACTCTGGCGGCTCTAAAGCCCAGGCCGCACTCAGCATCCGGGTGAATTCCAACGCCTTAACGATCTCGACTCCTTCTCTTGCCTCAGGCAGCGTGGGCGCTTCTTACAGCCAGAGCCTCAGCGCCTCGGGCGGGCTGCAACCCTATTTCTTCAGTGTCTCTGCCGGCACTTTGCCATTGGGTTTATCCATCACTTCAAGCGGTCTGATCAGCGGCACTCCGAGTGCTGTTGGTACGGCGAATTTTACTGTGCGTGTCGCCGATGGTTCGGGGCAAGCTGCAACGAAACCGCTCTCCATCACCATTGCTGCGGCCCAACTTGCCATCAACCAGACGGCACTGCCCAGCGGCCAGCTTGGTCAAGTCTATTCCAGCAGTGTTGGCGCGGTAAATGGAACCGCCCCTTACACTTTCTCGATTATCGCCGGAGCTTTACCCGCGGGCATTAGCTTTGCGAGCAATGGTGTCTTCAGTGGAACTCCAACGGTTCCTGGTAGTTATCCCTTCACCGTCCAGGTGCGGGATAACACGAATGCAACCGCATCCGCTTCCTTCAGCATCGCGGTGAATTCAAACTCGCTGACCATTACCACTACCTCGCTCCCCAATGGGGTTCTCTCGCAGAACTACCAGACCAGCATTATCGCTTCTGGCGGCGTCACGCCTTATACCTTCCAGATCCTCAGCGGCAACACGCCGCCGGGCTTGTCTCTGAGTACCACCGGGTCGCTCGCGGGAATTCCAAGTGCGGTTGGCACCTATACCTTCCTTGCTCGTGTTTCAGATAATTCCGGCTCCACCGTTCAGCGGGAGTTGACGGTGACAGTGACTGGCAATGGATTGAGTTTTGTCTCGACGGCGCTTCCCAATGGCCAGTTGGGACAAACCTACACTGCCACTTTGACTGCGGCAGGTGGCACAACGCCCTATAACTATTCCATCATCAGTGGCTCTTTGCCTCCAGGGCTCCAACTCGGTGCGACCGGTGGCATCACCGGTACTCCCACCGGTACCGGAAGTTACCAGATGACCTTCCGCGTGCAGGACGCACTGGGAATTGTGGCTCAGACCACGTTGTCGATCAACGTCACCAGTGGCAGCTCTCTCACCATTACGACGCAATCGTTGCCTTCTGCGGTGCTGAACCAGCCCTATAACGCCACGATTTCTGCGGCTGGTGGCTCTCCCTCCTATACCTTCTATGTCACAGCGGGCGCCTTGCCGAACGGTCTGGTCCTCAGCTCCAACGGGGTGATCTCGGGGATTCCAAATTCTTCCGGAACCTTCCAGTTCACTGTTCTTGCTTTCGATTCGCAGAGCCGCCAAGCTCAGGCGACCTTCTCCATCAGCGTCAATTCCTCGAATATCCAGATCGGCAGCCTCATCCTTCCCTCCGGTACTTTGAATCAGCCATACAGCGCGACAGTGACTGCCACAGGTGGCACGAGTCCCTATAGCTACTCGATTACAAGCGGTGGATTGCCCACCGGGTTGAGCATGGACAACAACGGTGTTTTGAGTGGAACTCCAACGGCCAGTGGGAACTATAACTTCACGGTTCGTATCCAGGATGCGGCCTCAGTCACGGCTTCTTTCGGCCTTTCGTTGAGCATCAGTTCGTCTACGCTCGCCATCACCACCACGTCGCTCCCGGGAGGCCTAGTCGGCAGTTCTTATAGCGGTTTGATTCTGGCAAGTGGTGGCACAGGCCCGTATCTCTTCGAACAGACTGCCGGTACTTTGCCGGCTGGTCTGAGTCTGACGCAAGCAGGTGGAATTAGCGGAATTCCAACCAACGCCGGAACCTTCAACTTTACGATCAAGGCAAGTGATGCCGCCTCGGCAAGCACCACGGCAAACTTCTCCATCACCATCAACAGCGCGGGTTCGCTTACGATTACGACGACGAGTCTTCCTACCGGGCAGGTGAATCTCAACTACAACGTGGGGCTCACTGCGGTCGGAGGCAGTTTCCCGTATAGCTATTCCATCAAGAGCGGCTCGCTGCCGCCTGGGCTGACATTGAGCGGTACGGGGGGCATCACAGGTCTCCCCACCACTCCAGGGAATTACGGCTTCGTTGTCCAGTTGAATGACAATGGCGGCCAGAGTACGCAGACGGCGCTGAGTATCGATATCACGAGCGTTGGCTTCTATATCTCGACAACCACGCTTCCTACCATTCAGGTCGGCCAGTTCTTTACAACCACGTTGAGTGCCACGGGGGGCTCAGCTCCTTATAGCTACACCATCGTTGCGGGCGGCTTGCCGAACGGCGTGAGTCTTACGAGTTCGGGGACTCTTTCCGGTGTCGCCTCGACAAGTGGCAGCTATCCAGTGACGGTTCGGGCTACGGATGTCGGTGGCGCTACGGCGCAGGCCAACTTGACTCTCACTGTGGGCTCTAGTCTCCTCACCTTCACCACCACCAGCCTGCCGCAAGGCTATATCGGCCAGCAATACAATGTGCAACTCCAGGTTGCTGGTGGTGCTGCGCCGTATCAGTTCTCTTTGGTTGGCGGAATCCTGCCGTCCGGGCTGAGTCTGACCTTCAACGGACAGATTCTCGGAACTCCGATTTCCTCGAGTTTCAACAATCTCACCTTCCGGGTGACCGATAACGCGGGTGGCAGCGCCACAGTCGCGCTGAACCTTGCCATTGGCCAATCGACAGTTCAGTTCCTGACCACTTCACTGCAGACGGCGAGTGTGGGGCAATCCTATGCGGTTTCGCTCCAGGCGAGTGGTGGCACGACGCCTTACACTTTCAGTCTGATCAGTGGCTCTCTTCCAAATGGCATCACGTTCTCCCAGTCCGGGCTCTTGTCGGGCACGCCCACCCAGGCTGGCAGCACCACGCTCGGCTTCCGCGTGACGGATTCTGCTTCTGCCACCTCCACCACAACGCTGGTCCTCAGCGTAGTTAACAGTACTCTGCAGATCACGACCAACTCCCTGCCGGGCGGACGTGTGGGCCAAGCCTACAGCCATACGCTGCAAACTACGGGTGGTCAACTACCGGTGAATTTCGAACTTGTCTCGACGATTACCTCCGGATTCCCACCTCCTGGAATCACGATTTCCTCTGGCGGTGTCATTTCCGGGACACCGCAATCTGATGGCACTTTCACCTTCACGGTACGTGCGACAGACGTGCAGAATCTGTCGGTCCAGAAAACCTTCACTCTCGTCATCACACAGGGTGGTCCTTCCTTCACCACGACAGCTCTGCCCGCCGGCACTGTGGGTCAGATCTATAATCAGACCCTCATGGCGGCAAACGGTACGGCGCCCTATATCTTCTCGCTGAGTTCCGGCATCCTGCCCCCAGGTGTATCGTTGAATCCCAGCGGGCAGATGTCGGGAACTCCGAATACGCCGGGCACCTTTACCTTCTCTCTCCGTGTTACGGACAGTGCGCAGCAGAGCGCCGACGCAACCTTCTCCGTCTTGATCAACAGTGGCGGGTCGGCTCTTGCGATCAGTGCCCTCGCTCCTCCAACGGGCAATCTGTTCTTCTCCTACTCCTTTGCTCTCACCGCGACAGGCGGACGGGAGCCCTATACCTGGGCCATTCCGGCCGGCACCATTCCAAACGGTTTGCGCTTGGAGTCGACCGGAACCTTAAACGGCCTTTTGCTGTCGCCGGGTATCTACCGCTTTACGGCGAGAGTCACCGATGCGGACAACACGCGGGTGGAAGCTCCGATCACGATTACCGTGAACCCGGCCAATCGCTTGTCTTCCGGAACGGTGGGCAGCGCTTACTCGGCCCAGGCTCCAGCGCCGGCCGTGGGCCGGGCGCCCTTTACCTACACGTTCAACGCGAATGCGCTCGGGGATCTGCCTCCCGGGATCATTCTGAATGCGAATGGTTCTTTGACGGGTACACCGACTACGGCTGGGGAATATACTTTTGGCGTTCTGACTCAAGATACAAGCGGCTTCCGGAGCAACATGGCTCTGGTTCTCACGGTGCACGGTGGCAACTTCTCCATCCTCACTCCCAGCGTTCCGGGCGCGACTTCCGGAACCCCTTATAGTCAGACCCTGACTGCAGCAGGTGGCAAGGAGCCATATAACTGGGTGATTGCCTCGGGTACGCTTCCGAATGGCCTCACGCTCAATCCATTGAATGGGCAGATCAGCGGAACGCCAACGATTCAAGGCACGACCTTCTTTACGGCCAAGGTCTCCGATGGAAATGGCACAAGCGCCTATTCCTACTTCGGAATCAGTGTTGCCGCTCCGGGCTCGCCAGTAATCCACGCGATTACCAGCGCTGCCAGTTATGCGACGAATGGCGTGGTGCCGGGAGAACTGATTACGCTCTTCGGTGGTACCTTAGGCCCGCAGAATCTAACCAGCTTCTCCCTGGTCGACGGAAAGGTCCCAAGCCTGCTGGCCGCGACTCGTGTACTCTTTGACGGCGTCCCCGCGCCGGTGATCTATACCTCCTATGGCCAGGCGAGTGTCGTAACGCCGTTCTCGATGGTCTCCAAACACTCAGTTCGCGTGGTGGTGGAATATCAGACCTACCAATCCACTCCGTTCCTCTTGCCCGTGCTCAGCTCGCGGCCCGGCATCTTTACGGTCGATAGCAGTGGCCGTGGTCCAGGCGCGATTCTCAATCAGAACAGTTCGGTGAATAGCTCCTCGAACCGCGCGGCAAAGGAGTCGGTTGTTGTTCTCTACCTCACTGGTGGTGGCTCGATGACCCCCGAAGGAGTGGAAGGCGATGTATCGTCCGGAACCTCCAGCCTGAACCAGCAGACTCTGGTCACCATCAACAACCAACCCGCCACCGTGCAGTACTCGGGTAATGCTCCGGGTCTCGTACAGGGTGTGATTCAGGTGAACGTAAAACTGCCTCCTGGAACGGTCTCGGGAGAGAATGCGATTTCGGTCCAGATCGGACCCAATCGCAGCAACGCAAACGTTAGCGTCTGGGTGCAGTAAACGAAACCGACCTCCCCAAAAAGGCTGAGCTACTCAAATAGCTCAGCCTTTTTTCATAAGAATTCATGGATAATGAGCGAAGTCGTCCATGCTGTACTTACATGTCCTACTCCTCCTCGCTCTCTCGCTCTCTGCATTTGGCGAATTCTCTCTAGCATCCCTTCAACTGCCTGACGGTGAGTTGGGTGAGTCGTATACAGCGAAACTGCGACCGTTCTCGCCCCAAATTCCAGTAAGCGGCGGGTTGCCTTACCAGTGGCAGATCAATTCGGGCTCTCTCGCTTCAGGTTTGACCCTCGGTTCAGACGGAGTCATTTCGGGCACGCCCACTCAGGTCGGCAACGTTGAAGCCGCGGTACAGCTCAAGGACCAGAATCAAACCATTGCAAGAGGGGGATTCACGCAGCGTGTCACCACTGGCCCGCCCTTCCTGGAACCAGATCAGATGACGGGCTTGGTCGCGGGGCAACTTTTTAGTCTGGACCTGAAAATGGTGAATGCAGATAATATTCCAATCATCAATATTGAGGGCACTTTGCCGCCGGGATTGGTGAATGCAAATGGGCGTTTACAGGGGGGCCCGACGACTGCTGGAACCTACGCCTTCACCGCCATCGCGCAGGACATTTCACAAAATTCGGTGGCGCGTACTTATACGGTGAATGTGGGTTCGGCCGCGTTTACTTTCAGTCCCACCACGCTCACTACCGCTCGAGTGGATGTCTCTTACTTTGCGGAATTGAGTGCTCAGAATGGAATGCCGCCATACACCTACTCCATCACCAGCGGTGCACTCCCGGACGGATTGTACCTATTGCCAGATGGACGCATCATGGGCACGCCAACGAAGGAAGGAAGCAGTAATTTCACTGTTCGAGCAGCCGACGCCAATAACGCTGTGGCTAGTGGCTCCGTGACCTTGAATGTAGAGCGATCCATCCTGCAGATTCAACTGCCACAAGCTATTACTGGCAATTTCTATTCTTCGAGTGTCCTCCGCGCGGAATCTTCACCCTATTCGGTTCAGCAAATCAGTGGACGCTTACCAGGTGGGTTTACCCTTGCCTCTAATGGGATGCTCACGGGGACCTCAAATGTCGTGGGTACTTATGCCTTCACCGTTCGTGTTTCGGATCCTGCGAATTCGATGGAAACTCTTTTCTTAGACGTAGGTCAATCGAACGCAGCCCTTGCCCTTCCTCTTGTCCCTCTGCCTGAATTCCGTGTGGGCCAGTGGGTATCCATCCAACTCAATGCGGTCGGAGGCGTTCCGCCATACATCTACACACAGGCAGTCGGGGCCTTGCCAAATGGATTGACTTTCGATCCTTATGGGCTGATCTCTGGTGCTCCAACTTATCCTGGGGCGGGTCAGGTCACGATTCAAGTTCGCGATGCTGCGGGCGCGACCGTGCAACAAAACTATCCCTACGTTGTTGGCGGGCAGACAAGCGGGGCTGTCTCGATCACCACAACGAGCTTGCCGGATGCCACCGCAAATACGCCGTACTCCTACTTACTCAGTGCAACAGGAGGAGTAGCGCCGTATTCCTTCTCTACGGATTCTCCGCTTCCTCCCGGTATGACGCTGAGCCGGTCTGGATTGCTGAGCGGCACCCCCTTGAGCCGATATGCTGTGACGCTCAGTGTCCGAGTCCAAGACTCTGCGGGCAGCTCTTCGTCAGCTTTCCTCACTTTGCAGGTGATCGCCAGCAATCTTTCGTTTCGCACGACCGCGCTGCCCACTGGGAAATTGAATCAACTCTACTCACAGGAACTGAGCGTGGCAGGCGGTTCTTATCCACTTCGATTTGAACTGTTGTCCACAATCAATTCCGGGTTTCTTCCTCCTGGACTCACTCTGTCGAGTGCAGGTCTGATCTCTGGAACGCCGCAACAGTCGGGCAGCTTTTCCTTTACCGTACAAGTGACCGACGCTAGCGGTGCGAGCATCCGCAGCCCCTTCACCATTACGATTGCGCAGAACCCACCTACACTCATTTCTGCTACCTTGCCCGTTGCGCAAATGAACCAACCCTACAGCTACACCTTCAACGGCTCTGGTGGCACTGCGCCGTATTTCTATTCGCTGCTCACCGGAGCACTCCCTGTTGGCCTCAACCTCTCTCCTGCGGGGCTGCTTTCTGGAACACCGACGGCAACAGGTGTCTCCAGCTTCGGAATCCAGATGCGCGACGCCACCGGCATTACCGTCAATGCATCCTTCAGCCTCACTGTTGCGAGTGCTGCTCCCATCATCATCACTTCTGGAATCCCTGCTGGACAAACTGGTAAGCCCTACTCTTTGACCTTCACTGCTAGGGAAGGAACCGCTCCCTACCTGTGGTCCGCCTCGGCTGGCCAACTCCCAATGGGCCTCACTCTTGCGAGCAACGGTCTCCTCTCCGGCACTCCGCAGGTCGCAGGGAATTATCCCATTACGGTGCGGGTCCAGGATGCAGGACAACTTTCCACCCAAGCAAGCTTTACTCTCTTCATCGAAGCAGGTGGTCTGACGATCACGACAACTTCCCTACCGGCAGGCTCCACCGGACGGACTTACAGTCAGATTCTCAGTGTTGTGGGCGGCACTGGTCCTTACACCTTCTCTGTGTCCGCCGGGAGTCTTCCGCCAGGATTGTTCTTGAATGGTAATGGCGCCATCAGCGGAACTGCGGCAACTGCAGGTTCTTATTCCTTCCAGATTCGCGTCTCCGACACAACGGCAAAGAGCGGCGAGGCCAGCTTTACCATCGAGATCGCTGCGGCTGTCGCGCCTCCCACCATCAGCGCCTTTGCGCCTCCGGGTGGCTTGCTCTTCTTCCCTTATTCTTTCGCTCCCTCCGCAAGCGGAGGCAAGACGCCCTATGTCTGGTCCATCAGTGCTGGGAGTCTTCCCCCTGGATTGAACCTCGATCGCAGCGGTAGCATCACGGGTGCATCTCTTGCTCCGGGAACTTATCGCGTCACCCTACGAGTCACGGACGCGGACAATCTGTACACGGATTCCACTCTGACGATTCCGATCACCGCTGCAACGGCTCTCCCGCCTGCAACAGTGGGAGCGGCCTACTCTGTTCCAGTTCCCGCTGGTACGCTCGGAAACGCACCCTTCCGTTACTCGCTTCACGGCAGCGCTCTCGGCGAGATCCCGGCCGGCCTCACGCTCAATGCCAACGGAACTCTCAGTGGAGTTCCGGCCACCGCAGGCGACTACACCTTTGGCCTGATCGCCGAGGCGGCCAATGGCTTCCGTAGCAATCTCGCTCTCAGCGTGCAGGTCGCCCGCACCAGCTTTGCGATCACCACTCCCGGCCTTCCAGGCGGTACGGCGCTGAAACCCTATACCCAGACTCTCAATGCGGAAGGCGGCAAGTCCCCGTATCGTTGGAGCCTCCAATCCGGATCGCTGCCCCCTGGACTGACGCTTGACGCAGGCACCGGCCAACTCACTGGAATCCCAACCACCCCCGCGCCCTACTTCTTTACCGTCAAGGCGACGGACTCGAATGGTTCCACCGCCAGCGCATATTTCTCTGTCAGTGTCGCGCCGCTCGCCTCTCCCATCCTGGCGGCTATCACCAGCGCCGCCAGTTACGCCGCCAACGGCATCGCTCCCGGAGAGTTGCTCACGCTCTTCGGCGCCCAATTCGGGCCCGCGACTCTCACTAGTTTTACCCTGATCGACAATCTTGTCCCGGCCGAGCTAGCTGGCACAAGAGTACTCTTCGATGGCGTGCCTGCTCCTCTGATCTATACTGGCAACGGCCAACTCAGCGTCATTGCACCCTATACCCTCGCGACCAAGACCTCGGTCCGCGTTGTGGTTGAATACCAAGGCCAGCAGTCTGCGCCCTTCTTACTCCCGGTCGTCTCTTCCAAGCCCGGACTCTTCACCGTGAACGGAAGCGGCGAAGGTCCAGGAGCCATCTTGAACCAGAACGGCTCCGTCAACACCCAGTCGAATCCGGCGGCGCAAGGTTCTGTCATCGTGCTCTATCTGACGGGAGCAGGCTCAATGACTCCTGATGGTATTGCAGGACAAGTATCTACGGGCATTTCGAGCTTGCACCAGCAAACTCTGGTCTCGATCCACAACCAACCAGCAACAGTCCACTACGCGGGGAACGCTCCTGGTCTGGTGCAGGGCGTGGTTCAGATGAACGTACAGCTCCCTTCGGCAACAGTCTCAGGGCAGAACAGCATAATCGTCCAGGTTGGTCCAAACCGTTCCACCGGCAAGGTTACGGTTTGGGTGCAGTAGTCACAAACACAATTGTTCCGAATTGTTTTGCTTGATGAGGATTCGGCTCCGGGAGCATCGAGTTGCTCCACTGGCTCAGCCGCCTCTCGGGCTCTGTACCGTCCCAACGGTTTAGGTTCAGGGCCCACTTGTCGCCGGGCTGTGGTACTTTTCCATCGCCGATGCCCTCAAACTCAGTGAAGGGAATCGCCACTTCCAGGCTCCAGCCCTCGTCTCGATCCCCGCTGGCATTCAGCGTCCCTCGGAGATGTGTCGCCAGTTGTACGCCTTCGAGATTGAGGC is part of the Bryobacter aggregatus MPL3 genome and encodes:
- a CDS encoding putative Ig domain-containing protein; the encoded protein is MSFFRLLPILCLFLTAISGFAEISLSPNSVPAGTMGVPYTNTLKATGGVGTYGYAQVAGNLPNGLTLSDGGVLSGTPTASGSFSFTVRVTDGASTSKDFPLSLFVANPSGLLVTTTALPDAQVGQGYTASLAATGGSSSGYTWNVVSGTPPPGIFIIASGLFQGSASTAGTYNFTVEVTDSGGSKAQAALSIRVNSNALTISTPSLASGSVGASYSQSLSASGGLQPYFFSVSAGTLPLGLSITSSGLISGTPSAVGTANFTVRVADGSGQAATKPLSITIAAAQLAINQTALPSGQLGQVYSSSVGAVNGTAPYTFSIIAGALPAGISFASNGVFSGTPTVPGSYPFTVQVRDNTNATASASFSIAVNSNSLTITTTSLPNGVLSQNYQTSIIASGGVTPYTFQILSGNTPPGLSLSTTGSLAGIPSAVGTYTFLARVSDNSGSTVQRELTVTVTGNGLSFVSTALPNGQLGQTYTATLTAAGGTTPYNYSIISGSLPPGLQLGATGGITGTPTGTGSYQMTFRVQDALGIVAQTTLSINVTSGSSLTITTQSLPSAVLNQPYNATISAAGGSPSYTFYVTAGALPNGLVLSSNGVISGIPNSSGTFQFTVLAFDSQSRQAQATFSISVNSSNIQIGSLILPSGTLNQPYSATVTATGGTSPYSYSITSGGLPTGLSMDNNGVLSGTPTASGNYNFTVRIQDAASVTASFGLSLSISSSTLAITTTSLPGGLVGSSYSGLILASGGTGPYLFEQTAGTLPAGLSLTQAGGISGIPTNAGTFNFTIKASDAASASTTANFSITINSAGSLTITTTSLPTGQVNLNYNVGLTAVGGSFPYSYSIKSGSLPPGLTLSGTGGITGLPTTPGNYGFVVQLNDNGGQSTQTALSIDITSVGFYISTTTLPTIQVGQFFTTTLSATGGSAPYSYTIVAGGLPNGVSLTSSGTLSGVASTSGSYPVTVRATDVGGATAQANLTLTVGSSLLTFTTTSLPQGYIGQQYNVQLQVAGGAAPYQFSLVGGILPSGLSLTFNGQILGTPISSSFNNLTFRVTDNAGGSATVALNLAIGQSTVQFLTTSLQTASVGQSYAVSLQASGGTTPYTFSLISGSLPNGITFSQSGLLSGTPTQAGSTTLGFRVTDSASATSTTTLVLSVVNSTLQITTNSLPGGRVGQAYSHTLQTTGGQLPVNFELVSTITSGFPPPGITISSGGVISGTPQSDGTFTFTVRATDVQNLSVQKTFTLVITQGGPSFTTTALPAGTVGQIYNQTLMAANGTAPYIFSLSSGILPPGVSLNPSGQMSGTPNTPGTFTFSLRVTDSAQQSADATFSVLINSGGSALAISALAPPTGNLFFSYSFALTATGGREPYTWAIPAGTIPNGLRLESTGTLNGLLLSPGIYRFTARVTDADNTRVEAPITITVNPANRLSSGTVGSAYSAQAPAPAVGRAPFTYTFNANALGDLPPGIILNANGSLTGTPTTAGEYTFGVLTQDTSGFRSNMALVLTVHGGNFSILTPSVPGATSGTPYSQTLTAAGGKEPYNWVIASGTLPNGLTLNPLNGQISGTPTIQGTTFFTAKVSDGNGTSAYSYFGISVAAPGSPVIHAITSAASYATNGVVPGELITLFGGTLGPQNLTSFSLVDGKVPSLLAATRVLFDGVPAPVIYTSYGQASVVTPFSMVSKHSVRVVVEYQTYQSTPFLLPVLSSRPGIFTVDSSGRGPGAILNQNSSVNSSSNRAAKESVVVLYLTGGGSMTPEGVEGDVSSGTSSLNQQTLVTINNQPATVQYSGNAPGLVQGVIQVNVKLPPGTVSGENAISVQIGPNRSNANVSVWVQ
- a CDS encoding putative Ig domain-containing protein, with the protein product MLYLHVLLLLALSLSAFGEFSLASLQLPDGELGESYTAKLRPFSPQIPVSGGLPYQWQINSGSLASGLTLGSDGVISGTPTQVGNVEAAVQLKDQNQTIARGGFTQRVTTGPPFLEPDQMTGLVAGQLFSLDLKMVNADNIPIINIEGTLPPGLVNANGRLQGGPTTAGTYAFTAIAQDISQNSVARTYTVNVGSAAFTFSPTTLTTARVDVSYFAELSAQNGMPPYTYSITSGALPDGLYLLPDGRIMGTPTKEGSSNFTVRAADANNAVASGSVTLNVERSILQIQLPQAITGNFYSSSVLRAESSPYSVQQISGRLPGGFTLASNGMLTGTSNVVGTYAFTVRVSDPANSMETLFLDVGQSNAALALPLVPLPEFRVGQWVSIQLNAVGGVPPYIYTQAVGALPNGLTFDPYGLISGAPTYPGAGQVTIQVRDAAGATVQQNYPYVVGGQTSGAVSITTTSLPDATANTPYSYLLSATGGVAPYSFSTDSPLPPGMTLSRSGLLSGTPLSRYAVTLSVRVQDSAGSSSSAFLTLQVIASNLSFRTTALPTGKLNQLYSQELSVAGGSYPLRFELLSTINSGFLPPGLTLSSAGLISGTPQQSGSFSFTVQVTDASGASIRSPFTITIAQNPPTLISATLPVAQMNQPYSYTFNGSGGTAPYFYSLLTGALPVGLNLSPAGLLSGTPTATGVSSFGIQMRDATGITVNASFSLTVASAAPIIITSGIPAGQTGKPYSLTFTAREGTAPYLWSASAGQLPMGLTLASNGLLSGTPQVAGNYPITVRVQDAGQLSTQASFTLFIEAGGLTITTTSLPAGSTGRTYSQILSVVGGTGPYTFSVSAGSLPPGLFLNGNGAISGTAATAGSYSFQIRVSDTTAKSGEASFTIEIAAAVAPPTISAFAPPGGLLFFPYSFAPSASGGKTPYVWSISAGSLPPGLNLDRSGSITGASLAPGTYRVTLRVTDADNLYTDSTLTIPITAATALPPATVGAAYSVPVPAGTLGNAPFRYSLHGSALGEIPAGLTLNANGTLSGVPATAGDYTFGLIAEAANGFRSNLALSVQVARTSFAITTPGLPGGTALKPYTQTLNAEGGKSPYRWSLQSGSLPPGLTLDAGTGQLTGIPTTPAPYFFTVKATDSNGSTASAYFSVSVAPLASPILAAITSAASYAANGIAPGELLTLFGAQFGPATLTSFTLIDNLVPAELAGTRVLFDGVPAPLIYTGNGQLSVIAPYTLATKTSVRVVVEYQGQQSAPFLLPVVSSKPGLFTVNGSGEGPGAILNQNGSVNTQSNPAAQGSVIVLYLTGAGSMTPDGIAGQVSTGISSLHQQTLVSIHNQPATVHYAGNAPGLVQGVVQMNVQLPSATVSGQNSIIVQVGPNRSTGKVTVWVQ